The following nucleotide sequence is from Salvia miltiorrhiza cultivar Shanhuang (shh) chromosome 7, IMPLAD_Smil_shh, whole genome shotgun sequence.
gataatataatacaacataatcctatggatatcaaacacaatataggattaagtagccatgatatcaaacacccatgaaatagtataaatccacactaatccaaactaatttttcaagataattttaatactaagggcccgtttgattttcagtattggattaatcaggataaaaattatcctgataatttagtgtggattagtcataatttctaatctcagatgggtgtttgatatcattggtaattaatcccaaaaagtgtttggtatccattaaaataggttggattaacatatcaaatacctaaattagtagcctatggagggggtggaataattagtgtgggttaatcccatgggggaggtgggataattagtgtgggttaatcccacaaaataagctagggtcttgggataaactTAGAGTTAaccatattagtaacacataatatcaaacactacataaatccatattaatttaacttatcctgcttttaaacccatatcaaacaggcccttaatcataaactgcaaatcaaacggacCCGAACCAAATAAATTTTATCGTCTCTTCCTCTCTCGTTTCACAATACCCCACCTGCCAAGATCTAGTCTTTATTTTCTGGAATCCGTCTAAGATATTGAGATTCAGTAAAGATCGCTGCTTGTTACCTTAAACCCAGCTTGACGTCTCTCTCACTCAACAGATTCTCTTTCCCAAAAGTCTCTTCTTCTGAAATCAAGTTGGAGAATCAAGATCCCAATTTTTTGCACCAATCAGTTTCCTGGAACAAGGCATTGTCAGATCAGATTCAGAGGTGGTTTGTTTTCTTCGAAAGTAAAGAACATCACTCAATTCAGCTATACTGTAAGCTCCAAGACTCTTTTTTCCGCAATCTTTCCGAGTGTAATTCTCCACAGTTGCTGTAAAGATTTCATTTTTATGAGTCCCATTTGAGTAAATCGGTGGAATTAGGGTTCTACAAATGAAAGACTTCAATCCAACAGACCCCATTGGGCAGAATATAATTAAGCAAATTAGCAATGTGTGTTTCTCTGTGTTTGTATTCTCTGTGCTAGTCTTCACTGTAATTGCCATCACATACCAACCCCCTGATCCATGGGAGTCGTCAAGAGCTCTGActaagattttcactgatgtcGAAAATGCCACATTCAAAACCGATAATTCCGTGTTGAAAACTGGTGAGGACATTGCTTCCCCACCGGTGGCGACTCCTGAGGGTTCATTGTCATCGATCACTGAAGCTTCGATTGAGAAATCTGAATCGGAGATTGGGACAAATGCGACCTTGAAATCTGGTTGTGAGGATTTGACTGTGGTGAATTGCTCTGATCCTAGGGTTTTGATTGCAATCCAGAGGTTTAATTTGAGGCAGTTTAGGGCTATCGCGTTTTTGGATTACCAGCCTCCGGTGAATGGCTCTAAGCCGGATGAATGTGATGTCGCGTGGAGGTTTAGGAACAGAAAGGAGAAATCTTGGCGGAAGTATAGGGATTTTAGGAGGTTTAAGTTGGGATATAAGGATGATTGTAGTTATAAGGTGATTCGTCCAGGGCGCTGGCATTCTGGATTGAATGCACGTCGTCCACGGAGGGAAAATGAGAGTGCTAAGCTTGCTCCAACGGTTCAGGACAGGGAGATCAATGACACGATTCCTGTGGTGGGATCAGATTCGGCGTTTAGGAAGGGAAGGTATCTGTACTATTCGAGGGGAGGGGATTATTGCAAAGGAATGAGTCACTTCATTTGGAGCTTCTTGTGTGGTCTTGGTGAGGCCCAGTATTTGAACCGGACGTTTGTGATGGATTTGAGTATCTGTCTGGCTTCTACGTACACGCAGAGCAACAAGGATGAGGAAGGGAAAGATTTTAGGTTCTATTTCGATTTTGAACATTTGAAAGAGGTGTCTTCGATTGTGGAAGAAGGTGAGTTTATGAAAGACTGGAAGAGATGGGACAGGAGTCATAAGACGAAAATCCCGGTCAGAAAGGTGGCTAGCTATAAGGTGACACCAATGCAGCTGAGGAAAGACAGGAGCGCGATTATTTGGAGGCAGTTTGATGCTCCTGAGCCGGAAAATTATTGGTACAGGGTTTGTGAAGGGTCGAGTGCTAAATACATTGAGCGGCCGTGGCAAGCTCTTTGGAAATCAAAAAGGTTAATGAATATAGTTTCTGCAATCAGTGGGAGTATGGATTGGGATTTCGATGCAGTTCATGTGGTTCGAGGGGAGAAGGCGAAGAATAAGGA
It contains:
- the LOC130992585 gene encoding uncharacterized protein LOC130992585, which gives rise to MKDFNPTDPIGQNIIKQISNVCFSVFVFSVLVFTVIAITYQPPDPWESSRALTKIFTDVENATFKTDNSVLKTGEDIASPPVATPEGSLSSITEASIEKSESEIGTNATLKSGCEDLTVVNCSDPRVLIAIQRFNLRQFRAIAFLDYQPPVNGSKPDECDVAWRFRNRKEKSWRKYRDFRRFKLGYKDDCSYKVIRPGRWHSGLNARRPRRENESAKLAPTVQDREINDTIPVVGSDSAFRKGRYLYYSRGGDYCKGMSHFIWSFLCGLGEAQYLNRTFVMDLSICLASTYTQSNKDEEGKDFRFYFDFEHLKEVSSIVEEGEFMKDWKRWDRSHKTKIPVRKVASYKVTPMQLRKDRSAIIWRQFDAPEPENYWYRVCEGSSAKYIERPWQALWKSKRLMNIVSAISGSMDWDFDAVHVVRGEKAKNKELWPHLDADTSPDALVAKLQGAIAPWRNLYVATNEPFYNYFDKLRSHYKVHLLDDYQHLWGNTSEWYNETTLLNGGRPVEFDGYMRVEVDTEVLYRAKTRVETFSNLTGDCKDGINTC